In one Acomys russatus chromosome X, mAcoRus1.1, whole genome shotgun sequence genomic region, the following are encoded:
- the Asb12 gene encoding ankyrin repeat and SOCS box protein 12: protein MNIMDIAKIFSLLQPEREEEDTDTGEKQALNQAVYDNDSCTLDRLLRQERYKRFINSRSGWGIPGTPLRLAASYGHLNCVKVLLEHGADVDSLDVKAQTPLFTAVSHGHLECVRVLLEAGACPSGSIYNNCSPVLTASRDGAFAILQELLGHGAEANVKAKLPVWASNIASCSGPLYLAAVYGHLDCFRLLLLYGADPDYNCTDQGLLGRVPQPRTLLEICLHHNCDPEYIQLLIDFGANIYLPSLPLDQTAQDVKGVQLLLQARAAPRSLLSQARLAIRRSLCRAKQPQAIDQLDIPPVLINYLKHQ, encoded by the exons ATGAACATCATGGACATCGCCAAAATATTCTCTCTTCTCCAgcctgagagggaggaggaggacactgACACAGGGGAGAAGCAGGCTCTCAATCAAGCTGTATATGACAATGACTCCTGCACCCTGGACCGCCTTCTACGTCAGGAACGCTATAAACGGTTCATCAACAGCAGGAGTGGCTGGGGTATACCTGGAACACCGTTGCGTTTGGCGGCTTCTTATGGTCACTTGAATTGTGTGAAGGTCCTCCTGGAACATGGTGCTGATGTTGATAGCTTGGATGTCAAAGCACAAACACCACTTTTCACTGCTGTTAGTCATGGTCATCTGGAATGTGTGCGCGTGCTTTTAGAAGCTGGCGCCTGTCCTAGTGGTAGCATCTACAACAATTGCTCTCCTGTTCTCACTGCCTCTCGTGATGGTGCCTTTGCTATCTTACAGGAGCTCCTAGGGCATGGCGCAGAGGCCAATGTCAAGGCTAAACTACCAGTCTGGGCATCAAACATAGCTTCATGTTCTGGCCCCCTCTATTTGGCTGCAGTCTATGGGCACCTTGACTGCTTCCGCCTGCTTTTGCTCTATGGAGCAGATCCTGATTACAACTGCACTGACCAGGGCCTCTTAGGTCGCGTTCCACAGCCTCGCACACTCCTTGAAATTTGCCTTCATCATAATTGTGACCCAGAGTATATCCAGCTTTTAATAGATTTTGGAGCTAACATCTACCTTCCATCTCTCCCTTTGGATCAAACTGCCCAAGATGTTAAAGGCGTCCAATTGCTATTACAAGCCCGAG CTGCTCCACGGTCACTCCTGTCCCAGGCCCGTTTAGCCATCCGCAGATCCTTGTGCCGGGCCAAACAGCCACAAGCCATCGACCAACTGGATATTCCCCCTGTGTTGATTAACTACCTCAAGCATCAGTGA